Proteins encoded by one window of Cupriavidus sp. EM10:
- a CDS encoding VC_2705 family sodium/solute symporter has translation MPDTQSRFRRRLMLYYGLFTLGLFGFVGMMGLLEHSNADALWLGYVFLFVTIAIYACIGLICRTSDLNEYYVAGRRVPALFNGMAIAADWMSAASFIGLAGIIFASGYEGLAYVMGWTGGYCLVAFLLAPYLRKYGGYTIPDFLAARYGNGKPGGNIPVRAIAVLAASLCSFVYLVAQIQGVGLIVTRFIGVEFAVGVFFGLAGILVCSFLGGMRAVTWTQVAQYIMLIVAFLLAVSLIAWKHHHQVLPQVSYGGLLQQIDAAEKRLDRDPAEQQVREIFRQQAIDLQDRIARLPMSFNEEQQLLDARLLELRARNAPLREIKTAERERQAFPVDAGAALQQWTQQREEALARSQPSTPSTEPYPAASEQERKTKRLNFVLLVFCLMVGTASLPHILTRLYTTPSVKESRNSVAWAVFCIALLYVSAPTLAALVKVEFFQHLVGTPYAELPQWVVQWRKVDPPVFGIRDMNGDGIVQWAEILIQPDMIVLAAPEIAGLPYVISGLVAAGALAAALSTADGLLLTIANALSHDVYYHMIDRQATHQRRVTTAKIVLLGVALFASYVTSLRPGNILFLVGAAFSLAASSFFPVLVLAIFWRRTTAAGAVAGMATGLAVAVYYIFVNYPFFTRMTGIFGNRWFGVDPIASGAFGVPAGFAAAILVSLITPRNAPVIDRLVNYLRKG, from the coding sequence ATGCCAGACACCCAGTCGCGCTTTCGCCGCCGGCTGATGCTGTACTACGGCCTGTTCACGCTCGGGCTGTTCGGTTTCGTCGGCATGATGGGCCTGCTCGAGCATTCGAATGCCGATGCGCTCTGGCTCGGCTACGTCTTCCTGTTTGTCACGATCGCGATCTATGCCTGCATCGGCCTGATCTGCCGGACATCGGATCTCAACGAGTACTACGTGGCAGGGCGGCGCGTGCCGGCCCTGTTCAACGGCATGGCCATCGCGGCGGACTGGATGAGCGCGGCGTCGTTCATCGGCCTGGCCGGCATCATTTTCGCGTCCGGCTACGAGGGGCTGGCCTATGTGATGGGCTGGACAGGGGGCTACTGCCTGGTGGCGTTCCTGCTGGCGCCATACCTGCGCAAATATGGCGGATATACGATTCCCGATTTCCTGGCCGCGCGCTACGGCAACGGCAAGCCGGGCGGCAATATCCCGGTGCGGGCGATTGCCGTGCTGGCGGCGTCGCTATGTTCGTTCGTCTACCTGGTGGCCCAGATCCAGGGCGTGGGGCTGATCGTCACGCGTTTCATCGGCGTGGAATTCGCGGTGGGCGTGTTTTTCGGGCTGGCGGGCATCCTGGTTTGTTCGTTCCTGGGCGGCATGCGCGCAGTGACGTGGACGCAGGTGGCGCAGTACATCATGCTGATCGTGGCCTTCCTGCTGGCGGTGTCGCTGATTGCCTGGAAGCACCATCATCAGGTGCTGCCGCAGGTCAGCTACGGCGGGCTGCTCCAGCAGATCGACGCCGCGGAGAAGCGGCTGGATCGTGATCCGGCCGAGCAGCAGGTGCGCGAGATCTTCCGCCAGCAGGCCATCGACCTGCAGGACCGCATTGCGCGGCTGCCGATGTCGTTCAACGAGGAACAGCAGTTGCTGGATGCGCGGTTGCTCGAATTGCGGGCGCGCAATGCGCCGCTGCGCGAAATCAAGACGGCGGAGCGTGAGCGGCAGGCGTTTCCCGTGGATGCGGGCGCCGCGCTGCAACAGTGGACGCAGCAGCGCGAGGAAGCGCTGGCGCGCAGCCAGCCCTCGACGCCATCGACCGAGCCCTATCCCGCCGCATCGGAGCAGGAACGCAAGACAAAACGGCTGAACTTCGTGCTGCTGGTGTTCTGCCTGATGGTTGGCACGGCCAGCCTGCCACACATCCTGACGCGGCTGTACACCACGCCATCGGTCAAGGAAAGCCGCAATTCCGTGGCGTGGGCCGTGTTCTGCATCGCGCTGCTCTACGTGTCGGCGCCGACGCTGGCGGCGCTGGTCAAGGTCGAGTTCTTCCAGCACCTGGTGGGCACGCCGTACGCGGAACTGCCGCAGTGGGTGGTGCAATGGCGCAAGGTCGACCCGCCGGTCTTCGGCATCCGCGACATGAACGGCGACGGCATCGTACAGTGGGCCGAGATCCTGATCCAGCCCGACATGATCGTGCTGGCCGCGCCCGAGATCGCGGGGCTGCCCTACGTGATTTCCGGCCTGGTGGCCGCCGGTGCGCTGGCCGCGGCGCTGTCGACGGCCGACGGCTTGCTGCTGACCATCGCGAACGCGCTGTCGCACGACGTCTACTACCACATGATCGACCGCCAGGCCACGCACCAGCGCCGCGTGACCACGGCCAAGATAGTGCTGCTGGGCGTGGCGCTGTTCGCGTCCTACGTCACGTCGCTGCGACCCGGCAACATCCTGTTCCTGGTGGGCGCGGCCTTCTCGCTGGCGGCATCGAGCTTCTTCCCGGTACTGGTGCTGGCCATCTTCTGGCGCCGCACCACGGCCGCGGGCGCCGTCGCCGGCATGGCCACCGGCCTCGCCGTGGCGGTGTATTACATCTTCGTGAACTATCCGTTCTTCACCCGCATGACCGGCATCTTCGGCAACCGCTGGTTCGGCGTCGACCCGATCGCCTCCGGGGCATTCGGTGTCCCAGCGGGATTTGCGGCGGCCATCCTTGTGAGTTTGATTACGCCTAGGAATGCGCCGGTGATTGACCGGTTGGTGAATTATTTGAGGAAGGGGTAG
- a CDS encoding heme-binding protein: MQQKTVLTADDVKKVLVAAEAEATANNWAVTIVVVDDGGHPLGSIRLDGVAPISAYIATEKARTASLGRRESKIYEDMINNGRYSFMTAPVLQGMLEGGVPIVVNNQVVGAVGVSGVKSTEDAQIARAGIAALGI, encoded by the coding sequence ATGCAGCAAAAGACCGTACTGACGGCTGACGACGTGAAGAAGGTGCTGGTCGCCGCCGAGGCCGAAGCCACGGCAAACAACTGGGCTGTCACGATTGTGGTCGTCGACGACGGTGGTCATCCGCTCGGCTCGATTCGCCTGGATGGCGTAGCCCCGATCTCGGCCTACATCGCCACGGAAAAGGCGCGTACGGCGTCGCTGGGCCGCCGCGAATCGAAGATCTACGAAGACATGATCAACAACGGCCGCTACTCGTTCATGACGGCGCCGGTGCTGCAAGGCATGCTGGAAGGCGGCGTGCCCATCGTGGTGAACAACCAGGTGGTGGGTGCAGTGGGCGTGTCCGGTGTGAAGTCGACCGAAGACGCGCAGATCGCCCGCGCCGGCATCGCGGCTCTGGGTATCTGA
- the murI gene encoding glutamate racemase, whose amino-acid sequence MNPSPIGVFDSGLGGLSVLREVRAMLPHESLTYFADSRYAPYGDKPERFVEARTLQVCEWLVAQGCKALVIACNTATMHAVQTLRERLAVPIIGVEPGLKPAASLSRSKVVGVLATANTLKSAKFNRLLTSLAPESQYLCAAGHGLVSLIEQGDVSGPQIREKLDAYLRPMLDAGADTLVLGCTHYPFLSETIRDMVGNRLTLIDTGTAIARQLARKLAEFDLAASPDAMPAIRYLSTKDAAHLRDMAWALLKVDAAAETVAIEPAPAIDATE is encoded by the coding sequence GTGAACCCCTCCCCTATCGGCGTCTTCGATTCCGGCCTTGGCGGCCTGTCGGTCCTGCGCGAAGTGCGGGCCATGCTGCCGCACGAGTCGCTGACCTACTTTGCCGATTCCCGCTACGCACCGTACGGTGACAAGCCCGAGCGCTTTGTCGAAGCCCGTACCCTGCAGGTGTGCGAATGGCTGGTGGCGCAAGGCTGCAAGGCGCTGGTGATCGCGTGCAACACGGCCACCATGCATGCCGTGCAGACGCTGCGCGAGCGCCTGGCCGTGCCGATCATCGGCGTGGAGCCGGGGCTCAAACCCGCGGCCTCGCTGAGCCGGAGCAAGGTGGTCGGGGTACTGGCTACCGCCAACACGCTCAAGAGCGCCAAGTTCAACCGGCTGCTGACATCGCTGGCCCCCGAAAGCCAGTATCTGTGTGCGGCCGGCCATGGGCTGGTATCGCTGATCGAGCAGGGCGATGTCTCGGGACCGCAGATCCGCGAGAAACTCGACGCCTACCTGCGACCCATGCTGGATGCAGGCGCCGACACCCTGGTACTGGGCTGCACGCACTACCCTTTCCTGTCGGAAACGATCCGCGACATGGTCGGCAACCGCCTGACGCTGATCGACACCGGCACGGCCATCGCGCGCCAGTTGGCCCGCAAGCTCGCCGAATTCGACCTGGCGGCCAGCCCCGATGCCATGCCGGCAATACGCTACCTGTCGACCAAGGACGCCGCGCACCTGCGCGACATGGCGTGGGCGCTGCTGAAAGTGGATGCCGCCGCCGAGACCGTGGCCATCGAACCGGCGCCCGCCATCGACGCTACTGAATGA
- a CDS encoding AAA family ATPase, translating into MDFTRFAEDDRMMDDRSTLLRATSGTVGTSALDWMCAQFALRVVCALGPRFNLRSNINDVLTVSAQEMVWPYGVVLRVQRFLSARCADMPAWKGASRLSPEEFLERHGQWNSAFDESALFYYLDEYVKHHAKDMFAVFAASSAAIAARLDGERVLLVRNIDMLSHVLNLPEHERKLLLFAALAKYKRDLRAVMVDCKVAHSQEAFQILAGLTAASPGDIAASLRPGSRLETLNLIEQPLPENSVTDLGDLMRLSDRLLHVLLGNYASEAEMMAVFTRPAAAPTLGTTDYPHVETDARYLTALLGNATRQNATGVNVLIYGPPGTGKTEFARLVAREAGCELYEVDCFDRDGNSLSGKDRYRSLQVSQAFLRGRPRTALLFDEVEDVFPGSARELMSLFGQEDTRASVNGKAWVNQTLEQNPVPVIWISNSIRQIDPAYLRRFQFHLELKIPPPQVRENIIRKHLGSLAVSDTFVATLAARKTLTPAQVQSAARFVELARPDVDESVEALILRQLEHADRAMGLRPEAEARPVVTHYRLDNLNLETRYAVDKIVQALGARQRGTLCFYGPPGTGKTALAEHIAAALDLPLMIRRASDLMSKYVGETEQQIAAMFARAEEDGAVLLLDEADSFMQSRQQAVRNYEVSEVNEMLQGMERFNGIFVCTTNLFDRIDEAALRRFSFKIRFLPLKPAQRETMFVDEALDGDAQRMTDAIRRDLDGMDCLTPGDFATVKRQSVVLGEALTADEFLAQLRQEHAVKPDVRHHKPVGFIQ; encoded by the coding sequence ATGGATTTCACCCGTTTTGCTGAAGACGACCGCATGATGGACGACCGCAGCACGCTGCTGCGCGCAACGTCCGGCACGGTGGGCACTTCGGCGCTCGACTGGATGTGCGCCCAGTTTGCGCTGCGCGTGGTCTGCGCGCTTGGGCCGCGTTTCAACCTGCGCAGCAATATCAATGACGTGCTGACCGTCAGTGCGCAGGAAATGGTGTGGCCGTATGGCGTGGTGCTGCGCGTGCAGCGGTTCCTGTCCGCGCGCTGCGCCGACATGCCGGCGTGGAAGGGTGCATCGCGCCTGTCGCCAGAGGAATTCCTGGAGCGCCACGGCCAGTGGAACAGTGCCTTCGACGAAAGCGCGCTGTTTTACTACCTGGACGAATACGTCAAGCACCACGCCAAGGACATGTTCGCGGTATTTGCCGCATCGTCGGCCGCGATCGCGGCGCGGCTCGATGGCGAGCGCGTGCTGCTGGTGCGCAATATCGACATGCTCAGCCACGTGCTGAACCTGCCCGAGCACGAGCGCAAACTGTTGTTGTTTGCGGCGCTGGCCAAGTACAAGCGCGACCTGCGCGCGGTGATGGTCGACTGCAAGGTTGCGCACAGCCAGGAAGCGTTCCAGATCCTGGCCGGCCTGACCGCCGCCAGCCCGGGCGATATCGCGGCGTCGCTGCGGCCGGGGTCGCGGCTGGAAACGCTGAACCTGATCGAGCAGCCGCTGCCGGAAAACAGCGTTACCGACCTGGGCGACCTGATGCGCCTGTCCGACCGCCTGCTGCACGTGCTGCTGGGCAACTACGCCAGCGAGGCCGAGATGATGGCGGTCTTCACGCGGCCCGCCGCCGCGCCCACGCTGGGCACCACCGACTATCCGCACGTCGAGACCGATGCCCGCTACCTGACCGCCCTGCTTGGCAATGCCACGCGCCAGAACGCCACGGGCGTGAACGTGCTGATCTATGGCCCGCCCGGCACGGGCAAGACCGAATTCGCACGGCTGGTGGCGCGCGAAGCTGGCTGCGAACTGTATGAAGTGGATTGCTTCGACCGCGATGGCAACAGCCTGTCGGGCAAGGATCGCTACCGGTCGTTGCAGGTGTCCCAGGCCTTCCTGCGCGGGCGGCCGCGCACCGCGCTGCTGTTCGACGAGGTCGAGGACGTGTTTCCCGGCAGCGCGCGCGAACTGATGAGCCTGTTCGGCCAGGAAGATACACGCGCTTCGGTCAACGGCAAGGCTTGGGTCAACCAGACGCTGGAGCAGAATCCCGTGCCCGTGATCTGGATTTCCAATTCGATCCGGCAGATCGATCCGGCGTACCTGCGGCGCTTCCAGTTTCATCTCGAATTAAAGATTCCGCCACCTCAAGTGCGCGAGAACATTATCCGCAAGCATCTGGGCAGCCTGGCGGTCAGCGATACCTTCGTGGCCACGCTGGCGGCGCGCAAGACGCTGACCCCGGCGCAGGTGCAATCGGCGGCGCGCTTTGTGGAACTGGCGCGGCCCGATGTCGATGAGTCGGTGGAAGCGCTGATCCTGCGCCAGCTCGAGCATGCCGACCGCGCGATGGGCCTGCGCCCCGAGGCGGAGGCGCGCCCCGTGGTCACGCACTATCGGCTGGACAACCTGAACCTGGAAACGCGCTACGCCGTGGACAAGATCGTGCAGGCCCTTGGCGCGCGCCAGCGCGGCACGCTGTGTTTCTATGGGCCGCCCGGCACCGGCAAGACCGCACTGGCCGAACACATCGCGGCGGCGCTGGACCTGCCGCTGATGATCCGCCGCGCCTCGGATTTGATGAGCAAGTACGTTGGCGAGACCGAGCAGCAGATCGCGGCCATGTTCGCGCGGGCGGAGGAAGATGGCGCAGTGCTGCTGCTCGACGAGGCCGACAGCTTCATGCAGAGCCGCCAGCAGGCGGTGCGCAACTACGAGGTGTCGGAGGTCAACGAAATGCTGCAGGGCATGGAGCGTTTCAACGGCATCTTCGTCTGCACCACGAACCTGTTCGATCGTATCGATGAAGCGGCGCTGCGGCGGTTTTCGTTCAAGATCCGCTTCCTGCCGCTCAAGCCCGCGCAGCGCGAGACGATGTTCGTCGACGAGGCGCTCGACGGCGATGCGCAGCGCATGACCGATGCCATCCGGCGCGATCTCGATGGCATGGATTGCCTGACGCCTGGCGATTTCGCCACGGTGAAGCGCCAGTCAGTGGTGCTGGGCGAGGCGCTGACGGCCGACGAATTCCTGGCTCAGCTGCGCCAGGAACATGCCGTGAAGCCCGATGTGCGGCATCACAAGCCGGTGGGCTTCATTCAGTAG
- a CDS encoding fumarate hydratase, whose product MTVIKQEDLIQSVADSLQYISYYHPMDYITSLGRAYELEQSPAAKDAIAQILTNSRMCAEGKRPLCQDTGIVTIFVKVGMDVRWDGATMGLTEMINEGVRRGYTHPDNVLRASIVSPPEGARKNTKDNTPAVIHYEVVPGNTVDIQVAAKGGGSENKSKFVMLNPSDSIVDWVLKTVPTMGAGWCPPGMLGIGIGGTAEKAMVMAKESLMESIDIQDIIARGPKDWIEEMRVELYEKVNALGIGAQGLGGLATVLDIKIMASPTHAASKPVAMIPNCAATRHVHFTLDGSGPAKLEAPDLSAWPQVEWAPNTETSKRVDLNTLTPEEVASWKPGQTLLLNGKMLTGRDAAHKRIADMLAKGEKLPLDFTNRVIYYVGPVDPVRDEVVGPAGPTTATRMDKFTETMLSQTGLIAMIGKAERGPVAIESIQKHKSAYLMAVGGAAYLVSKAIRGAKVLAFEDLGMEAIYEFDVKDMPVTVAVDSSGTSVHKTGPAEWQAKIGKIPVAAA is encoded by the coding sequence ATGACAGTCATCAAGCAAGAAGACCTCATCCAGAGCGTCGCCGACTCGCTGCAGTACATCAGCTATTACCACCCGATGGACTACATCACCAGCCTGGGCCGTGCCTATGAGCTGGAACAGAGTCCGGCCGCCAAGGACGCGATTGCCCAGATCCTGACCAACAGCCGCATGTGCGCCGAAGGCAAGCGCCCGCTGTGCCAGGACACCGGCATCGTGACGATCTTCGTCAAGGTGGGGATGGACGTGCGCTGGGACGGCGCCACCATGGGCCTGACCGAGATGATCAACGAAGGCGTGCGCCGCGGCTACACGCACCCGGACAACGTGCTGCGCGCGTCGATCGTCAGCCCGCCCGAAGGCGCCCGCAAGAACACCAAGGACAACACCCCGGCCGTGATCCACTACGAAGTGGTGCCGGGCAACACCGTCGACATCCAGGTCGCCGCCAAGGGCGGTGGCTCGGAGAACAAGTCGAAGTTCGTCATGCTGAACCCGTCCGACTCGATCGTCGACTGGGTGCTGAAGACCGTGCCGACGATGGGCGCCGGCTGGTGCCCGCCGGGCATGCTGGGCATCGGCATTGGCGGCACCGCCGAGAAGGCGATGGTGATGGCCAAGGAATCGCTGATGGAATCCATCGACATCCAGGACATCATCGCGCGCGGCCCGAAGGACTGGATCGAGGAAATGCGCGTCGAGCTGTACGAGAAGGTCAACGCGCTGGGCATCGGCGCGCAGGGCCTGGGCGGCCTGGCCACCGTGCTCGACATCAAGATCATGGCATCTCCGACCCACGCGGCCTCGAAGCCCGTGGCGATGATCCCGAACTGCGCGGCCACCCGCCACGTGCATTTCACGCTGGACGGCAGCGGCCCGGCAAAGCTGGAAGCCCCCGACCTGTCGGCCTGGCCGCAGGTGGAGTGGGCGCCGAACACCGAGACGTCGAAGCGCGTCGACCTGAACACGCTGACGCCGGAAGAAGTGGCTTCGTGGAAGCCGGGCCAGACGCTGCTGCTGAACGGCAAGATGCTGACCGGCCGCGACGCCGCGCACAAGCGCATCGCCGACATGCTGGCCAAGGGCGAGAAGCTGCCCCTGGACTTCACGAACCGCGTGATCTACTACGTGGGCCCCGTGGATCCGGTGCGCGACGAAGTGGTCGGCCCGGCCGGCCCGACGACGGCCACCCGCATGGACAAGTTCACCGAGACGATGCTGTCGCAGACCGGCCTGATCGCGATGATCGGCAAGGCCGAGCGCGGCCCGGTGGCGATCGAATCGATCCAGAAGCACAAGTCGGCCTACCTGATGGCCGTGGGCGGCGCCGCCTACCTGGTGTCGAAGGCGATTCGCGGCGCCAAGGTGCTGGCCTTCGAAGACCTGGGCATGGAAGCGATCTACGAGTTCGACGTCAAGGACATGCCGGTGACGGTGGCCGTGGACAGTTCGGGCACCTCGGTCCACAAGACCGGCCCCGCCGAGTGGCAAGCCAAGATCGGCAAGATTCCGGTCGCGGCAGCTTAA
- a CDS encoding energy transducer TonB, which translates to MFDQRFFKITVAVLLFHAGLLYLIQSGLARKMTEAVIAPEIIARIIPMEQPKPEPPAPEPPKAQPTPPKQVKVVTPRPTPPKPQPTPTPVASLPPTPSAIEAPPAPPAPPAPEPPAPPPAATNAAPRAVGIGEMACSQPAPVYPRQSQRMGETGTAVIRLNFDDTGKVVKAAVSKTSGSERLDDAALTAAKAIRCKPYMENGRAMAATAQQPIKFELN; encoded by the coding sequence ATGTTCGATCAACGTTTTTTCAAGATCACCGTTGCGGTCCTGCTGTTCCATGCCGGACTGCTCTACCTGATCCAGAGCGGGCTGGCCCGCAAGATGACGGAGGCCGTCATCGCCCCCGAGATCATCGCCCGCATCATTCCCATGGAGCAGCCGAAGCCCGAGCCGCCCGCCCCCGAACCTCCCAAGGCACAACCTACGCCGCCCAAACAGGTCAAAGTGGTAACGCCGCGTCCAACGCCGCCAAAGCCGCAACCGACCCCGACGCCGGTGGCCAGCCTGCCGCCGACGCCGAGCGCCATCGAGGCGCCGCCTGCGCCGCCCGCCCCGCCGGCACCCGAGCCGCCCGCACCGCCGCCGGCCGCGACCAACGCGGCGCCGCGCGCGGTTGGCATCGGCGAAATGGCATGCTCCCAGCCTGCGCCGGTGTATCCGCGCCAGTCGCAGCGGATGGGGGAAACGGGCACGGCGGTGATCCGGCTGAATTTCGACGATACCGGCAAGGTCGTGAAGGCCGCGGTCTCGAAGACCAGCGGTTCCGAACGCCTTGACGATGCCGCGCTGACTGCCGCCAAGGCGATCCGCTGCAAGCCGTACATGGAGAACGGCCGCGCCATGGCCGCCACCGCGCAGCAACCGATCAAATTCGAGCTGAACTGA
- a CDS encoding TIGR00645 family protein, giving the protein MDPHTPLRPLRPIPRIIFASRWLQLPLYLGLIVAQGVYVYHFLVEVWHLVSHVTTYDETKIMLVVLGLIDVVMISNLLIMVIVGGYETFVSRLGIDSHPDEPEWLDHVNAGVLKVKLSMALIGISSIHLLKTFIDAEQRSTHTIMWQVIIHVAFLASALAMAWVDRMVSHPHPAPGQGPAGTDGAAQQAH; this is encoded by the coding sequence ATGGACCCACACACCCCGCTTCGCCCGCTTCGTCCCATCCCCCGCATCATCTTTGCCTCGCGCTGGCTGCAGCTGCCGCTCTACCTCGGCCTTATCGTCGCGCAGGGCGTCTACGTCTACCATTTCCTGGTCGAGGTCTGGCACCTGGTGTCGCATGTCACCACCTATGACGAAACCAAGATCATGCTGGTGGTGCTGGGCCTGATCGACGTGGTAATGATCTCGAACCTGCTGATCATGGTGATCGTGGGCGGCTACGAGACCTTTGTGTCGCGCCTGGGCATCGACAGCCACCCGGACGAGCCGGAGTGGCTCGACCACGTGAACGCCGGGGTGCTCAAGGTCAAGCTGTCGATGGCGCTGATCGGCATTTCGTCGATCCACCTGCTGAAGACCTTCATCGACGCCGAGCAGCGCAGCACGCACACCATCATGTGGCAGGTGATCATCCACGTGGCATTCCTGGCGTCGGCCCTGGCCATGGCCTGGGTGGACCGCATGGTGTCGCATCCGCATCCTGCGCCCGGGCAGGGCCCTGCCGGCACCGATGGTGCGGCGCAACAGGCACACTAG
- a CDS encoding biopolymer transporter ExbD, with protein MAFGTLDGDDDEVMSEINMTPLVDVMLVLLIIFIITIPVINHAVKIDLPRATNQPNDSKPQNINVSVDAQGKVFWNQEEVSPAQLEERIANAAQLQPQPELHLRADRDVRYERVAEVMAAAQHGGLGKIGFITEPKH; from the coding sequence ATGGCATTCGGCACCCTCGACGGCGACGATGACGAGGTGATGAGCGAGATCAACATGACGCCGCTGGTGGACGTCATGCTGGTACTGCTGATCATCTTCATCATCACGATTCCCGTTATCAACCACGCGGTCAAGATCGACTTGCCGCGTGCGACCAACCAGCCCAACGACAGCAAGCCGCAGAACATCAACGTTTCCGTCGATGCGCAAGGCAAGGTGTTCTGGAATCAGGAAGAAGTCAGCCCGGCCCAGCTGGAAGAGCGCATCGCGAACGCGGCGCAACTGCAGCCGCAGCCCGAGTTGCACCTGCGCGCCGACCGCGACGTGCGCTACGAGCGCGTGGCCGAAGTGATGGCTGCCGCGCAGCATGGCGGCCTGGGCAAGATCGGCTTCATTACCGAACCGAAGCACTAA
- a CDS encoding MotA/TolQ/ExbB proton channel family protein — MQDLGLSHLWSQGDFVMRATAIILLIMSLLSWIVILTKAWDLVRLKKMAHGAEKRFWHSDDFDHALDTLGASDANPFRTLAVTGKEAAQHHRASQPQLHDALDISDWLTRSLKSSIDEAVARMQSGLAVLASVGSTAPFVGLFGTVWGIYHALIGIGASGVPTIDKVAGPVGEALIMTAFGLAVAIPAVLGYNALSRGNKGVISKLNRFAHDLHAYFVTGARVRPTSANRAADDASMRLAVKN; from the coding sequence ATGCAGGACCTCGGACTCTCCCACCTCTGGTCGCAAGGCGATTTCGTCATGCGCGCGACCGCCATCATTCTGCTGATCATGTCGCTGCTGTCGTGGATCGTGATTCTCACCAAGGCGTGGGATCTGGTCCGCCTCAAGAAGATGGCGCACGGCGCGGAAAAGCGTTTCTGGCATTCCGACGATTTCGACCACGCGCTCGATACGCTCGGCGCCAGCGACGCCAACCCGTTCCGCACGCTGGCAGTCACCGGCAAGGAAGCCGCCCAGCACCACCGCGCCAGCCAGCCGCAGCTGCATGACGCGCTGGACATTTCCGACTGGCTGACCCGCTCGCTGAAGAGCTCGATCGATGAAGCGGTTGCCCGCATGCAGTCGGGCCTGGCCGTGCTGGCCTCGGTGGGCTCCACCGCCCCGTTCGTGGGGCTGTTCGGTACCGTGTGGGGCATTTATCACGCCCTGATCGGCATCGGCGCGTCCGGCGTGCCGACCATCGACAAGGTGGCCGGCCCCGTGGGCGAAGCGCTGATCATGACGGCTTTCGGCCTGGCCGTAGCCATTCCTGCCGTGCTGGGCTACAACGCCCTGAGCCGCGGCAACAAGGGCGTGATCAGCAAACTGAACCGCTTTGCGCACGACCTGCACGCCTACTTCGTGACCGGCGCCCGCGTGCGTCCCACCTCCGCCAACCGCGCCGCCGACGATGCGTCGATGCGCCTGGCCGTCAAGAACTGA
- a CDS encoding hemin uptake protein HemP has protein sequence MSTLSLPLSQPREVTRRRLSLRRVEVAPQARRDAAAATSASSALESVKSAVAALPARLEALMRQAPANNSDTPAVPLEAIMQGATTLPILHNGDVYTLRVTRYGKLILTK, from the coding sequence ATGAGCACACTGAGCCTGCCGCTGTCGCAACCGCGTGAAGTCACGCGCCGTCGTCTGTCCCTGCGTCGTGTGGAAGTTGCCCCGCAGGCGCGTCGCGACGCCGCTGCTGCAACGTCGGCTTCGTCAGCGCTGGAATCGGTCAAGTCGGCGGTAGCCGCCCTGCCCGCCCGCCTCGAAGCGCTGATGCGCCAGGCGCCGGCCAACAACAGCGATACGCCCGCCGTGCCGCTCGAGGCCATCATGCAAGGTGCCACGACGCTGCCGATCCTGCATAACGGCGATGTCTATACGCTGCGCGTCACGCGCTACGGCAAGTTGATCCTGACCAAGTAA